A window of Cellulomonas fimi contains these coding sequences:
- a CDS encoding nitrate/nitrite transporter, translating to MTTTAPVTRVAGRTLNLVLATWTFAITFWAWNLVGPLAARYTEELGLSSTEKSLLVATPVLVGAVGRIPVGALTDRVGGRRMLGVLSLISIVPVLLVAFAGEQESYVLLLVFGFLLGIAGTTFAAGIPFVNAWYEPARRGFATGIFGIGMGGTALSSFFTPRLVNSFGYVTTHVLVAVALAVTGFVVLTVTRDAPAWKPSTQPVVPKLRAAIKLPVTWQMSFLYAVTFGGFVAFSTYLPTYLSDVYGYDLADAGARTAGFAIAAVIARPIGGILSDRVHPKPIVLVSLAGAAVMAVLLSFKPVPEVPAGTEFVLMAFFLGIGTGGVFAWVARRAPADRVGAVSGIVGAAGGLGGYFPPLVMGATYDEATHSYTVGLLLLSATAIVSFLFVLLRLKREDRVA from the coding sequence ATGACCACGACGGCACCCGTGACCCGCGTGGCGGGCCGCACGCTCAACCTCGTCCTCGCGACGTGGACGTTCGCCATCACGTTCTGGGCCTGGAACCTCGTCGGCCCGCTCGCCGCGCGGTACACCGAGGAGCTCGGGCTGTCGTCGACCGAGAAGTCGCTCCTCGTCGCGACACCGGTGCTCGTCGGTGCCGTCGGGCGCATCCCCGTCGGCGCGCTCACCGACCGCGTCGGGGGCCGCCGCATGCTCGGCGTGCTGTCCCTGATCTCGATCGTCCCCGTGCTGCTCGTCGCGTTCGCGGGGGAGCAGGAGTCGTACGTCCTGCTCCTCGTCTTCGGCTTCCTGCTCGGCATCGCCGGCACGACGTTCGCCGCGGGCATCCCCTTCGTCAACGCGTGGTACGAGCCCGCCCGCCGCGGGTTCGCGACCGGCATCTTCGGCATCGGCATGGGCGGCACGGCGCTGTCGTCGTTCTTCACCCCGCGCCTCGTCAACTCGTTCGGGTACGTGACGACGCACGTCCTCGTCGCGGTCGCGCTCGCGGTCACCGGGTTCGTCGTGCTCACGGTCACGCGCGACGCGCCCGCGTGGAAGCCGTCGACGCAGCCCGTCGTCCCGAAGCTGCGCGCGGCGATCAAGCTGCCCGTGACCTGGCAGATGTCGTTCCTGTACGCGGTGACGTTCGGCGGGTTCGTCGCGTTCTCCACCTACCTGCCGACGTACCTGTCCGACGTCTACGGCTACGACCTCGCCGACGCCGGCGCGCGCACCGCCGGGTTCGCGATCGCCGCCGTGATCGCGCGCCCGATCGGCGGCATCCTGTCCGACCGCGTGCACCCCAAGCCCATCGTGCTGGTGTCCCTCGCGGGCGCCGCCGTCATGGCCGTGCTGCTGTCGTTCAAGCCCGTCCCGGAGGTCCCCGCCGGCACCGAGTTCGTGCTCATGGCGTTCTTCCTCGGCATCGGCACGGGCGGCGTGTTCGCGTGGGTCGCGCGCCGCGCGCCCGCCGACCGGGTCGGTGCCGTGTCCGGCATCGTCGGCGCCGCGGGTGGTCTCGGCGGGTACTTCCCGCCGCTGGTCATGGGCGCCACCTACGACGAGGCGACGCACTCCTACACGGTCGGGCTGCTGCTCCTGTCGGCCACCGCGATCGTGTCGTTCCTGTTCGTCCTGCTGCGCCTGAAGCGCGAGGACCGGGTAGCGTGA
- the narI gene encoding respiratory nitrate reductase subunit gamma — MDVLLWGVVPYLAIVTLVGGTIWRYRYDQFGWTTRSSQLYESRLLRIGSPLFHFGLVFVIVGHVGGLVIPQSWTDAAGLSQEAYHAMALIIGGIAGFCTLVGVAILVYRRRRTGPVFMATTKNDKTMYVALVAAIVLGLWTTLNSVGAGHEAHNYRETVAPWFRSLFVLQPDVASMAAAPASFQWHTLVGLALVAIFPFTRLVHAFTAPFHYLFRPYVVYRSRDARPTPGASAPRRGWDPVGTRDREGTRRGR, encoded by the coding sequence ATGGACGTGCTGCTGTGGGGCGTCGTCCCGTACCTCGCGATCGTCACGCTCGTCGGCGGGACGATCTGGCGGTACCGGTACGACCAGTTCGGCTGGACGACGCGCTCGTCGCAGCTCTACGAGTCGCGCCTGCTGCGGATCGGCAGCCCGCTGTTCCACTTCGGGCTCGTGTTCGTCATCGTCGGGCACGTCGGCGGCCTCGTGATCCCGCAGTCGTGGACCGACGCGGCCGGGCTGTCGCAGGAGGCGTACCACGCGATGGCCCTGATCATCGGGGGCATCGCGGGCTTCTGCACGCTCGTCGGCGTCGCGATCCTCGTCTACCGGCGGCGCCGCACCGGACCCGTCTTCATGGCGACGACGAAGAACGACAAGACGATGTACGTCGCGCTCGTCGCCGCGATCGTGCTGGGCCTGTGGACCACGCTCAACTCGGTCGGCGCGGGCCACGAGGCGCACAACTACCGCGAGACCGTCGCCCCCTGGTTCCGGTCGCTGTTCGTCCTCCAGCCCGACGTCGCGTCGATGGCGGCCGCGCCCGCGTCGTTCCAGTGGCACACCCTGGTCGGCCTCGCGCTCGTCGCGATCTTCCCGTTCACGCGCCTCGTGCACGCGTTCACCGCGCCGTTCCACTACCTGTTCCGCCCGTACGTCGTGTACCGCAGCCGGGACGCCCGCCCGACCCCGGGCGCGAGCGCCCCGCGGCGCGGCTGGGACCCGGTCGGCACGCGTGACCGCGAAGGCACGAGGAGGGGTCGATGA
- the narJ gene encoding nitrate reductase molybdenum cofactor assembly chaperone codes for MRGPLVRGRRGSSERRTSARVVHQVASWCLAYPDDDLVDRLPLLVAAVDELPAGPARDGLRAFLDHAATTPLADLQRAYVDAFDLSGRQTLYLSYWTDGDTRRRGEVLAAFKARYRASGMLVDTRGELPDHVPLVLEYAAVADPVDGPALLQEYRPSLELVRLALVESGSPWAGVLTAVCATLPGESPRDRAAVHAMAAAGPPRESVGLDAADPRLLPLAGGGAGGTAGVLGTASAPTGGSR; via the coding sequence GTGAGGGGGCCGCTCGTGCGCGGTCGTCGCGGGTCGTCGGAGCGGCGCACGTCCGCGCGCGTCGTGCACCAGGTCGCGTCGTGGTGCCTCGCGTACCCCGACGACGACCTCGTCGACCGGCTCCCGCTGCTCGTGGCGGCCGTCGACGAGCTGCCCGCCGGACCCGCGCGCGACGGCCTGCGCGCGTTCCTCGACCACGCCGCGACGACGCCGCTCGCCGACCTCCAGCGCGCCTACGTCGACGCGTTCGACCTGTCCGGTCGCCAGACGCTCTACCTGTCGTACTGGACCGACGGCGACACGCGCCGCCGCGGCGAGGTGCTCGCGGCGTTCAAGGCCCGCTACCGCGCGTCGGGGATGCTCGTCGACACCCGCGGCGAGCTGCCCGACCACGTCCCGCTCGTGCTCGAGTACGCCGCCGTCGCGGACCCCGTCGACGGTCCCGCGCTGCTCCAGGAGTACCGGCCGAGCCTCGAGCTCGTGCGGCTCGCGCTCGTCGAGTCGGGGAGCCCGTGGGCCGGGGTCCTCACCGCGGTCTGCGCGACGCTGCCGGGGGAGTCGCCGCGTGACCGCGCCGCCGTGCACGCGATGGCGGCAGCCGGGCCGCCCCGCGAGTCCGTCGGGCTGGACGCCGCCGACCCGCGGCTGCTGCCGCTCGCGGGCGGGGGAGCCGGCGGCACCGCCGGCGTCCTCGGGACCGCGTCCGCACCGACCGGGGGGAGCCGCTGA
- the narH gene encoding nitrate reductase subunit beta: MRVMAQMAMVMNLDKCIGCHTCSVTCKQAWTNRAGVEYVWFNNVETRPGQGYPRRYEDQEQWRGGWTLNKRGRLTLKAGGRVKKLLTIFASPVQPKLEDYYEPWTYDYENLVDAPLGDDFPVARPKSLITGEDTKIRWSANWDDNLGGTAELGHLDPMVAKVRAQSEDRIRFELEKTFMMYLPRICEHCLNPSCMASCPSGAIYKRAEDGIVLVDQDRCRGWRQCVTGCPYKKIYFNHKTGKAEKCTFCYPRVEVGLPTVCSETCVGRLRYIGLVLYDADRVTEAASVPDDQDLYEAQLDLMLDPNDPAVVAAARDQGIPADWMDAARRSPVYALAKTYRVALPLHPEYRTMPMVWYVPPLSPVVDLLREQGHDAEDHGNLFGAIDALRIPVEYLASLFTAGDTDVVTGVLRRLAAMRGYLRGITLDEDADERIPASVGMTGQLMYAMYRLLAIAKYDERYVIPKAHEERGHELEELGCSLDYDEGPGMYEQAPFGEASGRPVPVAVETFHALKQRQTSDGVATPSEMHGRVNLLNWDGKGTPPGLFPSSGGRATAPGPGATGGADDGPGVDPGVTGTRS, translated from the coding sequence ATGAGGGTCATGGCGCAGATGGCGATGGTCATGAACCTCGACAAGTGCATCGGGTGCCACACGTGCTCGGTCACCTGCAAGCAGGCGTGGACGAACCGCGCGGGCGTCGAGTACGTGTGGTTCAACAACGTCGAGACCCGCCCCGGGCAGGGCTACCCCCGGCGGTACGAGGACCAGGAGCAGTGGCGCGGCGGGTGGACGCTCAACAAGCGCGGGCGGCTGACGCTCAAGGCCGGCGGCCGCGTCAAGAAGCTCCTGACGATCTTCGCGAGCCCCGTCCAGCCGAAGCTCGAGGACTACTACGAGCCGTGGACGTACGACTACGAGAACCTCGTCGACGCGCCGCTCGGCGACGACTTCCCCGTCGCGCGCCCCAAGTCCCTCATCACCGGCGAGGACACCAAGATCCGCTGGTCGGCCAACTGGGACGACAACCTGGGCGGCACCGCGGAGCTGGGACACCTCGACCCGATGGTCGCGAAGGTGCGCGCCCAGTCGGAGGACCGCATCCGGTTCGAGCTCGAGAAGACGTTCATGATGTACCTGCCGCGGATCTGCGAGCACTGCCTCAACCCGTCGTGCATGGCGTCCTGCCCGTCGGGTGCGATCTACAAGCGGGCCGAGGACGGCATCGTCCTCGTCGACCAGGACCGCTGCCGCGGCTGGCGCCAGTGCGTGACCGGCTGCCCGTACAAGAAGATCTACTTCAACCACAAGACCGGCAAGGCCGAGAAGTGCACGTTCTGCTACCCGCGCGTCGAGGTGGGGCTGCCGACGGTCTGCTCGGAGACGTGCGTCGGGCGGCTGCGGTACATCGGGCTCGTCCTCTACGACGCCGACCGCGTCACCGAGGCCGCGTCCGTCCCGGACGACCAGGACCTCTACGAGGCGCAGCTCGACCTCATGCTCGACCCGAACGACCCCGCGGTGGTCGCCGCGGCACGTGACCAGGGCATCCCCGCCGACTGGATGGACGCCGCGCGGCGCTCACCCGTCTACGCGCTCGCCAAGACCTACCGCGTGGCCCTCCCGCTGCACCCCGAGTACCGGACGATGCCCATGGTCTGGTACGTCCCGCCGCTGTCGCCCGTCGTCGACCTGCTGCGCGAGCAGGGGCACGACGCCGAGGACCACGGCAACCTGTTCGGCGCGATCGACGCGCTGCGCATCCCCGTCGAGTACCTCGCGTCGCTGTTCACCGCGGGCGACACCGACGTCGTCACCGGCGTCCTGCGCCGGCTCGCCGCGATGCGCGGCTACCTGCGCGGCATCACGCTCGACGAGGACGCCGACGAGCGGATCCCCGCGTCCGTCGGCATGACCGGGCAGCTCATGTACGCGATGTACCGGCTGCTCGCGATCGCCAAGTACGACGAGCGGTACGTCATCCCGAAGGCCCACGAGGAGCGCGGGCACGAGCTCGAGGAGCTCGGCTGCTCGCTCGACTACGACGAGGGCCCCGGCATGTACGAGCAGGCGCCGTTCGGCGAGGCGTCCGGCCGGCCCGTGCCCGTCGCGGTCGAGACGTTCCACGCGCTCAAGCAGCGGCAGACGTCCGACGGGGTCGCGACGCCGTCCGAGATGCACGGGCGGGTCAACCTGCTCAACTGGGACGGCAAGGGGACCCCGCCGGGCCTGTTCCCGTCGTCGGGCGGGCGGGCCACGGCGCCCGGGCCGGGCGCGACGGGTGGCGCCGACGACGGGCCGGGCGTCGACCCGGGCGTGACGGGGACACGGTCGTGA